From Streptomyces sp. NBC_00370, a single genomic window includes:
- a CDS encoding MmcQ/YjbR family DNA-binding protein: protein MIDADDVRRIALSLPETLEKEAWRMPTFRVAGKMFITVPDDQTSFAVRCPRHERTELIAAEPQKFWVPPHEASSSWVRVRLAALEDLDELYDILADSWKQAAPDRLTENFVATARRDPGSV from the coding sequence GTGATTGATGCTGATGACGTGCGCCGTATCGCACTGTCGCTCCCCGAGACGCTGGAGAAGGAAGCGTGGCGCATGCCCACGTTCCGGGTCGCCGGCAAGATGTTCATCACGGTCCCCGACGACCAGACGTCGTTCGCCGTGCGCTGCCCCAGGCACGAGCGGACCGAACTGATCGCGGCGGAACCCCAGAAGTTCTGGGTGCCGCCGCACGAGGCGAGTTCGTCCTGGGTGCGGGTACGGCTCGCCGCCCTGGAGGATCTCGACGAGCTGTACGACATCCTGGCCGACTCCTGGAAGCAGGCCGCACCGGACCGGCTCACGGAGAACTTCGTGGCCACCGCGCGCCGGGATCCCGGCTCCGTGTGA